One Rhododendron vialii isolate Sample 1 chromosome 2a, ASM3025357v1 genomic region harbors:
- the LOC131317549 gene encoding uncharacterized protein LOC131317549, whose amino-acid sequence MENSDRMLGGLPWWTMLLLQHSCVCRPEIPRVDINSFQPTLIVEGMEFVPRTRPSVRCLFVASRMQKHTSMPKVLRQNEAVVMDSTVMFICKYGLEIFPVRLSGGGRLEDVLSSICNRWKNLSVGRFSVSYAYEDGFCVLQNESDFENMIFLLSNCDRINAKVDENEPSSRLIVGSTIDEMDDVDEVVDDEVEYVDGMDPAEKYCKHTETRYLTEAWANLIEGVGQEFPKGVKEFRAVLAKYAIENGFMYRFVKNDLLRVTAVCVITECEWKVHAILNRTNGAFHIKKCHNEHNCGSTYRTNKHKRVSSRLVANEIAGIVEKKPKTSPIDMQDWFTDKYGLDLCYHNAWLGVEKARGELYGDYKGSFDRLRWYVEAARATNPGSVLRLESDPVTKEFSRLFVSFDACIKGFNYCRPFLCLDATHLKGRFKGTLLVATGKDANQCLFPIAYAICDAENDANWSWFLGLLRSTLSTRPVTFITDRNAGLVNNIPVMFPGCHHAYCLYHLQFNLKDHFPGRFRKGFRNRLVELFNKCAYASSVSVYKAAEEDFYQFGGDKARTFIASVPKEHWSNAYFKGQWYGEMSSSAVESFNNWILKAREMPVFYLVDELRRKIMKQMADRRVKSIKWNSVICSNMDKKLARFIKKGRSWRIIMSKGGLYEVRCLPPKVVSVEERTCSCGKWQSTGFICRHAATVIIKACGGEGTLVDHIDPLYLVDAYRRAYEEPIYPVVESDIPDFTNGGERVINPPRNRRPAGRPKVKRIRSRGEDSYTRPNKCGTCHKASKHNQRTCKEPSDI is encoded by the exons ATGGAA AACTCTGATAGAATGCTAGGGGGATTGCCATGGTGGACAATGTTACTATTGCAGCATAGCTGTGTGTGCAGACCGGAAATTCCTAGGGTCGATATTAATAGCTTTCAGCCTACTTTGATAGTCGAAGGAATGGAATTTGTTCCGAGGACAAGACCGAGTGTCCGTTG TTTGTTTGTTGCCTCCCGTATGCAGAAGCACACGAGCATGCCCAAAGTGCTTAGACAGAATGAAGCTG TTGTTATGGATTCAACAGTCATGTTtatttgtaagtatgggttggAGATTTTTCCGGTGAGGTTATCGGGTGGTGGTAGGTTGGAGGATGTCTTAAGCAGCATTTGTAATAGGTGGAAGAATCTGTCGGTAGGGAGGTTTTCTGTTTCATATGCTTATGAGGATGGTTTTTGTGTTCTTCAGAATGAATCTGATTTTGAGAATATGATTTTTTTGCTTAGTAATTGTGATCGCATAAATGCAAAGGTTGACGAGAATGAACCTAGTAGCCGGTTAATTGTTGGTAGTACTATTGATGAAATGGATGATGTTGATGAAGTTGTTGATGATGAGGTAGAATATGTGGATGGAATGGACCCCGCAGAAAAGTATTGTAAACATACGGAGACTAGGTATTTGACTGAAGCTTGGGCTAATTTGATAGAGGGTGTCGGACAAGAGTTTCCTAAAGGTGTGAAGGAGTTCAGGGCTGTGTTGGCTAAATACGCGATTGAGAATGGCTTCATGTATCGTTTCGTGAAAAATGATTTACTTAGGGTTACTGCTGTTTGTGTTATTACAGAGTGTGAATGGAAGGTGCATGCTATTTTAAATAGGACCAATGGTGCATTTCATATTAAGAAGTGTCATAATGAGCATAATTGTGGGTCAACATACCGAACCAATAAGCATAAGCGTGTGTCATCCCGTCTGGTTGCGAATGAGATAGCAGGGATTGTTGAGAAAAAACCCAAGACTTCTCCAATCGACATGCAGGATTGGTTTACGGATAAGTATGGTCTTGATTTGTGCTATCATAATGCTTGGTTAGGTGTGGAGAAGGCAAGGGGGGAATTGTATGGAGATTATAAAGGTTCATTCGATAGGCTTCGGTGGTACGTTGAAGCTGCGAGGGCTACGAATCCGGGGAGCGTATTGAGGCTAGAATCTGATCCTGTAACCAAAGAGTTTTCACGGCTATTTGTGTCGTTTGATGCTTGTATCAAGGGTTTCAATTACTGTCGGCCTTTTCTGTGTCTTGATGCCACCCATTTGAAAGGTAGATTTAAAGGAACACTCCTTGTAGCAACAGGGAAAGATGCAAATCAAT GTTTATTCCCTATAGCTTATGCAATTTGTGATGCTGAAAATGATGCTAATTGGTCTTGGTTTCTTGGCCTTTTGAGGAGTACATTGTCCACTCGTCCTGTTACCTTTATTACTGATCGTAACGCAGGTCTTGTCAACAACATTCCTGTTATGTTTCCTGGTTGTCATCATGCATACTGTCTTTATCACCTACAGTTTAACTTGAAGGATCACTTTCCTGGTCGGTTTAGGAAAGGTTTTCGAAACAGGCTCGTAGAATTGTTCAACAAATGTGCATATGCTTCATCGGTGTCGGTTTACAAAGCTGCGGAGGAAGATTTTTACCAATTTGGTGGGGATAAAGCTAGGACCTTTATTGCGAGTGTCCCTAAAGAGCATTGGAGTAACGCGTATTTTAAAGGTCAATGGTACGGTGAGATGAGCTCTAGTGCTGTGGAGTCGTTTAACAATTGGATTCTTAAAGCTCGGGAAATGCCTGTTTTTTATTTAGTTGATGAACTTCGTCGCAAAATTATGAAGCAAATGGCAGATAGGAGAGTAAAGTCGATAAAATGGAATTCAGTTATTTGTTCGAATATGGATAAGAAGTTAGCTCGATTTATCAAGAAAGGAAGGTCGTGGAGGATCATTATGTCGAAGGGTGGTTTGTACGAGGTGCGTTGTCTTCCCCCTAAGGTAGTGTCTGTTGAGGAAAGGACGTGCTCTTGTGGTAAATGGCAGTCTACCGGTTTCATTTGTAGGCATGCTGCAACGGTTATTATAAAAGCTTGCGGAGGGGAAGGAACTTTGGTGGACCACATAGATCCGTTATACCTTGTCGATGCGTATCGTCGTGCATACGAAGAACCCATATATCCAGTTGTAGAGAGTGACATTCCTGATTTTACAAATGGAGGTGAACGAGTTATAAACCCTCCACGGAACAGGCGGCCAGCAGGTAGGCCCAAAGTTAAACGCATTCGTTCAAGGGGTGAAGATTCATATACTAGGCCAAATAAATGTGGGACGTGCCACAAGGCTTCAAAGCACAACCAAAGAACATGCAAAGAGCCAAGTGATATATGA